The following DNA comes from Candidatus Aegiribacteria sp..
AACGGTCAGGATATTTCTACTGCCTTAAGTGAGATTACAATAAGAGCACGGGAAGCAATCGATGGTGTATGTAACGAGACAAGACAGGCCCATCCTGACGGAACGAACGGGTTTGAAAGGATACTCCCGGGCCCGAACAGGATGTATCCTGACACTGACCTTCCACCACTGGCAATCAGTGTAGATCATATGGAAAGAATTTATTCCGCGCTTCCGGAACGCCCATGGGAACGTGCTGAACGATATACTGATGCAGGAGTTCCCGAAGAATCAGCACGACAGATGAGTATTTCCATAATGAGAGATCTTTTTGATCGTGCTGTTAAGGAAACTTCCTATTCTTCAGGTGTTCTCTCGCATTTTTTTCTGAGTACATTAAGCCATCTGAAGAAAAGGGGGAAAGCTGCGGATCTAAGTGATGATATACTGATTTCATCGCTGTCTGAAGCCGGCAGAAGATCATTCCCGATCGATGCTGTTGCTCATATTCTTGAAGATACACGCGGATCCGGATTTAAAGACATATCTCTTGCTGCTGATGAAATCGAGATGCCTGACAGGAATGCTCTGGGAAAGGCTGTAGAGCAGATTCTATCCTGCATTGAATCATCAGGAATTGAGCAGAAAATTCTGAATCGGTATATTGTTGGTAGAATAAGGCTCAAATTCAATGGTCTGATAAATGGAAAAGAAGTATCCGAAATTGTACATAGAGTACTTCTGACGAGAAATATATCATAAGTATGGAGGTGATCGACGCTGTCTTCTGATTTATACAAGGGTTACAGCGGGAAAAGCCTTGCCTGCCTGAAAGAATTCAGTGTAGGGGTCTGGAGTGATGTGGATGTTCAGTCAACCCGTGGCTCCTTCAGCGGAACAATTCTACCCAGATCCGAAAACGCAGATGAATTTCACATTGTTCTTAAATTGCACAACGGGTATAACGTAGGTCTTGCTATCGATACTATCGAATCGATTATAGAGCTGGGCCGCACAGAAGCACATTATAAAATACCCGAGAAAGAGTTTCCTTACGATCCGGATAAAAAGAATGTCAAGCTTTTTGGAACCGGGGGAACTATCGCTTCAAGGCTTGATTATCGAACGGGCGCAGTAATACCGGCGTTTTCTCCTGGCGAACTTTATGGTTCCGTTCCTGAACTGGCTGATATCTGTAATCTCAAAACAGAAAAGCTCTTTGGTGTTTTCAGTGAAAATATGGGACCGGAACAGTGGATAGGCACAGCTGAAGCGATCGGAAAGGAGATAGAAGGCGGGATAGATGGAATTGTTATCGGGCATGGAACTGATACTATGCATCATACAGCGGCAATACTCTCTTTCATGGTTCAGGATTCTCCGGTTCCGATTGTTATGGTCGGATCACAGAGATCGAGCGACAGGCCATCCAGCGACGCCGCGATAAATCTCATAAATGCTACTTATACCGCCGCGAGAAGCGATATAGCTGAAGTCATGGTTTGCATGTTCGGTCCGACAAGCGATCAGTACTGCCTCCTTCACAGAGGGACCAGGGTACGTAAAATGCACTCATCCTACAGGTCAACGTTTCGCACAATAGGAGACATTCCCCTCGCAATGGTTGAAAAAGACAAGTTCATTATACTGAAGGATGACTGCAGGAAAAGAAGAAACGACAGGAAAGTAAGGATTAATACATCCTTCGATGATCGAGTTTCCATAGTGTACTACTATCCCAACATGAAACCCGATATCATTGAATCACTTATCGATAACGATTACAAGGGTATAATTATTGCGGGAACAGGGCTCGGGCATGTAAATAAACCTCTTTATCCAGTGCTTAAGAAAGCGTGCGACAAAGGTATTCATATTTACATGACAGTTCAGACACTCTGGGGTTACGTTCAGATGTTTGTTTATGACACAGGTCGCGATATGATGGATCTCGGAGTCATACCGGCGGCGAACATGCTTCCTGAAGTTGCCTATGTGAAACTTTGCTGGGCTCTGGGACAGAGTCATGACCGAGAGGAAGTCAGAAATATCATGATGACATCTGTTGCAGGAGAAATCACAGAGAGGGAAGCACATAACGGATATCTTATTCTCCAGGGAGGGATTCCCGAAGTCGAAGAATTTATAAAAATGCATAAAAGATAAGATGTGCATTAAACTTGGGTGTTGACCTCAAAGTACTGGAACAATATTATTGATTTGTGATAAATACAGTAACGGATCGCCTGCTGTCCGGGGTGTGCTTTAAAAGCATATGTGGGGCAGTATTTTTTTTCAGTTGTTCTTGCTTGTACCACAGATCGGATGGAATCTTTACGAAGGGAGTTTCATATGAACATAGAACTCAGCGGGAGGCATTTTAACCTGACAGACGCTTTAAAAGAGCACGTTGAGAAGAAACTGAATTCAATAAACAGGTTCTATAACGGGATAGATGATGTACATGTGATTCTGGAAGTAACTTCAGGTACAAATCATGTTCATATACAGTTGCGGGGAAATCATCTCAAACTTGATTCAAAATCCAAATCGCATGATATATACATTGCATTCGATGACGCTTTTGATTCTCTTGAACGCCAGATTCGAAAACACAAGGATCGAAAGCACAACCATTCACATAGAAAACGGCAGGATTCAAACGAAAAGATATCTTCATCAACGTACTACATACCAGTTGAGGAATCAGATTTTAAGGATGGAATCCTTATCGATGATACAGTTGAAATACCCCGTCATGAAACAAAAGACGCCATTATGGAATTTGAGATCGAAGCTGATGAGCCTTTTGTCTTTCATAATACCGAGACTGGAAGTCTCAGTGTGGTATACTCGACACATTCCGGCAGAACGCAGGTCGTTGAGCTTATAGAAAGCAACTGACGGAGAAATAACTGATGGATAGTATACCAAAACCGGAGGATCTGACTGCAGCAAGACTTTTTGAGCTCCTTGGAGAAAAACTCAGTCTTGTTGCTGTCAACGGGACAACAGGCCATGATTCACTGATTGAATCTCCCGATGTCAGCCGACCCTGTATGGCTCTCACCGGTTTCCTGAACAAATTCCTTCATGAACGAATACAGATATTCGGAGAAACTGAGATAACCTACCTTGACTCACTCTCAGAAACAGCGCGAAAATCTGCCATTGAGAACATATTTCGATTTCCGATACATTGTTCTATCGTAACAAAAAACATCATCCCACCTCCTTTACTTGTGGAATTGTCCAGAAATAATAACTGCGCACTATTCAGATCAATGAGAGATACGACGCCTCTTATCCACGATCTGTCGGGCTTTCTTGATCTCGTATTTGCTCCAAGAACTGATGTTTACGGAAGCCTTGTTGAGGTTTTTGGAGCCGGACTGCTTTGTACAGGACGAAGTGCAATAGGGAAGAGTGAGGCAGTTCTCGGACTTCTGGAACGCGGACACAGACTGATAGCTGATGACAGGGTATATGTCAGGCGAATCGGTAATGCTCTTTTTGGAACCGGTGATTCAAGAATGGCTCACCATATGGAAATCAGAGGGCTTGGATTTGTGGATGTTTCCGCCTTCTATGGCATTCGCGCAGTTAAGGATAGACAACAGATTCATCTTGAAGTGAGACTGATGGAATGGTCAAGAGATGACCAGGAATTTGACAGAACCGGTCTTATTCAGAAGATGAACAGGATCCTGGATCTGTCGATACCCAGAACTACTATTCCGGTGATGCCTGGAAGGAATCTCACACTTCTTCTTGAGGTGGCTGTAATGAATTACCTTCTTAGAAGCAAAGGTAGAAGCGTTCCTGAAGAAATTGAAAAGAATCAAATTGAAACAATTATCAGAAAAGAACAAGAACTGAATAGTAAGTAAAAGTATATCTGACAGGAGTATATGAATTGAAAGCTGAAAACGCTGAAGTAATTAACAAGCTTGGAATTCATGCCCGGCCTGCTGCACAGATTGTAAAGAAAGCATCGAATTTCGACAGTCATATTACTTTAACTGTTGAACGTGATACGGTTAATGCAAAAAGCATAATGGGGGTTATGACTCTTGCTGCATGTCGTGGAAGCACCATAGAAGTGAGAGCGGATGGGGCAGATGAAATAGAAGCCGTCGAAGCTCTCATAATACTAATTAACGATGGTTTCGGAGAGGAATGAAAAGCTGAGCATTCGACTGACTGGAACAGCAGCATCACCCGGAATATCAATTGGCCCTGTATTTCTGCTGAATGTGGAAGAAATCAGGGTTAAGAAATATGTCCTGAAAGACAAAACAGAGGTGGATCGGGAATTGATACGTTTCCGGGAAGCTCTTCTGCACTCACGCGTGGAACTTGAGGAAATCTCCGGCCAGGTCAGCGATATTATTGAGGGGAAACAACTCATGGAAGTGCATATTCTCCTTCTTGACGATCCCGCCATCCATAAAGAAGTAGAGAATAGAATAAGAGAAGAACTTGTAAGCGCAGAATATGCTGTAAGTCAGGTTTTGTATGATATCCTCGAACGTTTTAATTCGATTGAGGATCCTTACCTGCGAAGCAGATCGGTAGATGTCCGCGATGTAGGCAGACGTGTGATTGCAAACCTTCTGGGAACTGAGAAAGAGGTTCTCGCGAATTTAGACCACCCCGTAGTGCTCGTATCGAGTGATCTGGATCCTTCTCAGACCGCGGGTCTGACGAGAAAACAACTCCTCGGGATTGTAACCGATCTTGGTGGTTCAACCTCACATACGGCAATACTGTCAAGAAGCATGGGAATACCTTCCGTTGTAGCCCTGAAGGATGTAGCTGAGTACGCTCATCCTGGTCAAACGGTAATTGTTGATGGAGTGCACGGTGTTGTCATACTTGATCCTGACGAGGACGAACTGGAATATTATACAGAGCTGAAAAATCGTTACAACATGGCGGAAGCAGAGATTGCGCTAAACGCTGAAAACGAGACAGTTACGGAAGATGGAAAGAAAATTGAACTTTCCGCGAATATAGAGTTCTCTCAGGAAGCTGATCAGGTAAAACGTTTTGGGGGAAAGGGAATCGGACTCTTCAGAACAGAATTCATTAGACTTCTTTCACCTGAAATCGAAGATGATGAAGAAATCCATTTCAGAGCGTATAAACATGTTCTGAAAGCAGTTTCTCCGGAACCTGTTATAATCAGGACTTTTGATCTGGGTGGAGACAAATTTTTGGAATCCATCCCCACCAAAGAGCGAAATCCTTTTCTCGGATGGAGAGGCATAAGAATCTGCCTTGACCGACCTTTAAAATTTCAGAGCCAGTTAAGAGCAGTTCTAAGAGCTGCAAGATTCGGCAATGCGTGGTTGATGCTGCCGATGATCACATCGCAGGATCAGGTTTTGCAGGTAAAAGTTATGCTTGAACAAATAGCAGCAGAACTGGATGCATCCAAGACACCTCATGGTTCAATTCCTTCACTCGGAATTATGGTGGAAACGCCTGCTGCCGCGCTGGCTATTGATTTCCTGATCCCTCATATTGATTTTGTCTCAATAGGGTCAAATGACCTTACACAGTACACTCTTGCAGTTGATAGAGGCAGTCCTTACGTGTCAGACCTTTTCGATTCGCTTCATCCCTCGGTTCTGAGACAGATAGAACATGTAGCAAGGAAATGCAGGGAAGCTGATATCTGGGTCGGAATATGCGGACAGATGGCAAGCAGCCCGCTGGCTATACCACTACTTCTTGGATTCGGGATTGATGAACTCAGTGTATCCCTGACACTGATTCCGGATGTCAAAAAGATGATAAGTGTTATTAATATGAAAGAAGCAGAAGCACTTGCACGAAAGACTCTGATGATGGAGTCAGGAAATGAAATAAGGAAATACGTACTTGAGTACGTCGAATCAAGGTATCCTGAAATAATTCTGGATGAGATTCACCGTGATAATAATGATCGGAGAAACTGAATGCATGCAATAATTCCAGTTGCGGGGAAGGGCACAAGACTTCGGCCGCATACCTGGTCGACACCAAAGCCTCTTCTGCAGGTTGCAGGTAAGCCGATACTCGGCCACATAATGGACAGGCTCGCTTCAGCTGGAATAGTGCATGTGACCCTGATCGTAGGCTATCTGGGAGATATGATAGTTGAATGGACAAGAAAGGAATATCCTGATATTCATGTTGATTTTGCGAAGCAGGACACTATGGATGGTCTTGCTTCTGCGGTTGATCTTGCGGCCCCGATGACCGGAGATGGAATGACTTTTGTAGTTCTGGGAGACACAATTTTCAGCGCTGACCTTTCTCAGGCAGCAGATCCGGAGCGGAATATGATCGCTGTGAAACGAGTAGATGATCCCAGCCGATTCGGAGTTGTTCTGATGAAAGGAGAAAAGGTAGTCAGACTCGTTGAAAAGCCTGAAGAATTCATCAGTGATCTTGCGATTGTAGGTATCTATGGTTTTTCGTCCGGTAGCGTGCTGATGAATGCTACTTCAAGACTTATTAAAAGCGGCAACAGGACACGAGGTGAATATCAGCTTACCGACGCCATGCAGCTGATGCTGGATGAAGGGCATGACTTCGGTGTTTTCAAGATCGACGAATGGTTTGACTGCGGCAAACCTGAAACATTCCTTGAGACTAA
Coding sequences within:
- a CDS encoding NTP transferase domain-containing protein gives rise to the protein MHAIIPVAGKGTRLRPHTWSTPKPLLQVAGKPILGHIMDRLASAGIVHVTLIVGYLGDMIVEWTRKEYPDIHVDFAKQDTMDGLASAVDLAAPMTGDGMTFVVLGDTIFSADLSQAADPERNMIAVKRVDDPSRFGVVLMKGEKVVRLVEKPEEFISDLAIVGIYGFSSGSVLMNATSRLIKSGNRTRGEYQLTDAMQLMLDEGHDFGVFKIDEWFDCGKPETFLETNRNLLDSGSGENRALVVDSVIIPPVSLPEGVVISASIVGPHVSIGCSSRVENSIISNTVIGKRSSIDLVNIRDSIIGDDVAVSGKAEKLDVGNSSTIEL
- a CDS encoding HPr family phosphocarrier protein — encoded protein: MKAENAEVINKLGIHARPAAQIVKKASNFDSHITLTVERDTVNAKSIMGVMTLAACRGSTIEVRADGADEIEAVEALIILINDGFGEE
- the hprK gene encoding HPr(Ser) kinase/phosphatase codes for the protein MDSIPKPEDLTAARLFELLGEKLSLVAVNGTTGHDSLIESPDVSRPCMALTGFLNKFLHERIQIFGETEITYLDSLSETARKSAIENIFRFPIHCSIVTKNIIPPPLLVELSRNNNCALFRSMRDTTPLIHDLSGFLDLVFAPRTDVYGSLVEVFGAGLLCTGRSAIGKSEAVLGLLERGHRLIADDRVYVRRIGNALFGTGDSRMAHHMEIRGLGFVDVSAFYGIRAVKDRQQIHLEVRLMEWSRDDQEFDRTGLIQKMNRILDLSIPRTTIPVMPGRNLTLLLEVAVMNYLLRSKGRSVPEEIEKNQIETIIRKEQELNSK
- the raiA gene encoding ribosome-associated translation inhibitor RaiA: MNIELSGRHFNLTDALKEHVEKKLNSINRFYNGIDDVHVILEVTSGTNHVHIQLRGNHLKLDSKSKSHDIYIAFDDAFDSLERQIRKHKDRKHNHSHRKRQDSNEKISSSTYYIPVEESDFKDGILIDDTVEIPRHETKDAIMEFEIEADEPFVFHNTETGSLSVVYSTHSGRTQVVELIESN
- the gatD gene encoding Glu-tRNA(Gln) amidotransferase subunit GatD, whose protein sequence is MSSDLYKGYSGKSLACLKEFSVGVWSDVDVQSTRGSFSGTILPRSENADEFHIVLKLHNGYNVGLAIDTIESIIELGRTEAHYKIPEKEFPYDPDKKNVKLFGTGGTIASRLDYRTGAVIPAFSPGELYGSVPELADICNLKTEKLFGVFSENMGPEQWIGTAEAIGKEIEGGIDGIVIGHGTDTMHHTAAILSFMVQDSPVPIVMVGSQRSSDRPSSDAAINLINATYTAARSDIAEVMVCMFGPTSDQYCLLHRGTRVRKMHSSYRSTFRTIGDIPLAMVEKDKFIILKDDCRKRRNDRKVRINTSFDDRVSIVYYYPNMKPDIIESLIDNDYKGIIIAGTGLGHVNKPLYPVLKKACDKGIHIYMTVQTLWGYVQMFVYDTGRDMMDLGVIPAANMLPEVAYVKLCWALGQSHDREEVRNIMMTSVAGEITEREAHNGYLILQGGIPEVEEFIKMHKR
- the ptsP gene encoding phosphoenolpyruvate--protein phosphotransferase, coding for MVSERNEKLSIRLTGTAASPGISIGPVFLLNVEEIRVKKYVLKDKTEVDRELIRFREALLHSRVELEEISGQVSDIIEGKQLMEVHILLLDDPAIHKEVENRIREELVSAEYAVSQVLYDILERFNSIEDPYLRSRSVDVRDVGRRVIANLLGTEKEVLANLDHPVVLVSSDLDPSQTAGLTRKQLLGIVTDLGGSTSHTAILSRSMGIPSVVALKDVAEYAHPGQTVIVDGVHGVVILDPDEDELEYYTELKNRYNMAEAEIALNAENETVTEDGKKIELSANIEFSQEADQVKRFGGKGIGLFRTEFIRLLSPEIEDDEEIHFRAYKHVLKAVSPEPVIIRTFDLGGDKFLESIPTKERNPFLGWRGIRICLDRPLKFQSQLRAVLRAARFGNAWLMLPMITSQDQVLQVKVMLEQIAAELDASKTPHGSIPSLGIMVETPAAALAIDFLIPHIDFVSIGSNDLTQYTLAVDRGSPYVSDLFDSLHPSVLRQIEHVARKCREADIWVGICGQMASSPLAIPLLLGFGIDELSVSLTLIPDVKKMISVINMKEAEALARKTLMMESGNEIRKYVLEYVESRYPEIILDEIHRDNNDRRN